The following coding sequences are from one Ctenopharyngodon idella isolate HZGC_01 chromosome 17, HZGC01, whole genome shotgun sequence window:
- the LOC127498558 gene encoding centromere protein F-like, whose amino-acid sequence MSWAVEEWKDGLPAKALQKIQEIEGQLDKLKKERQQKQFQMDSLEATLQKQRQKMDSEKSEASALKRENQSLVESCENLEKTKQKLTHDIQTKEQQVNYLEGQLNLCKKQIDRLEQEVKKYKHELERSQTSHSSEIQQFNTPQKTFATPATPNHWQQDSKISELQEKYNREVEERKRLEAEIKVMHVKLLNQSAVSHKDIARQQTGSSIFPWQQDQTHSHQSQTVMETPSRRRNGPSGMSWSFDDTPIKPHQQFTSGTQSDTAGSQQMEQLKTINQDLRSRVSELELRLQAQEKDMKNQINKFSEIQSQLEMARKDLAEKDKLLSKSRDELTKVTGQYEQSVSKCSSVEIKLKQVTEEMNCQRHNAESVHRSLEQKIKDQERESQKELAQLQSSHQALDQQFNQVKNKMSMEIQQAKKDYNVLQSDMDKVTALKNRLEKDLEEIKQKLLRSEQALQASQVKEAELKKKFDEMQREKNTLSCQLEQGMKRVKQLEEEKQNIEQNLAKSRTMVDDLKIKTQTQSDELTELHKKMDRQSASSSQELESVKKTLAETEAKNMKTQAELQKQVHEVELKASKICAVEKENEDLKMTSNSCQKEISELKKEYEVLMEWKNEKEQLINNAESNHQEMQNKIANLEKDKAELSDAHDGFQKRMQDLENEKICLSGQIDSLKGELLIKCVELEEKGRVYEELQQQLSETHQKHNKEMDNLKQQITLMQEQVSELETKLHQETSKVEGMEQAHGQLLAEYESACDLVKSKDSIIELNRTEIEHLQESFALREQELEKIKEEKDMLAKECEDRLAQNKELEQEKLNVETSLQEVLENIALLESDLKSQKDLNADIQEKLDDLSKVKEDLVEKVSLVEKREKDLIHEVESLLEKNKSFCSLEEQFNCLVSEAEETRSSLEKIKELQVQTATELENQKTIAENLGKDIEEERRKASSLEQDNAQLEVKQQEIENKANDLSEKYESLQKLHDVVCQEKENHIKQVSIMTEALAEKDVMAEKIALIQSELEASNHLSATLKNSLESLQKRFDTSVELNLSLEKKLLDRSEEKTLLETSIKELTERHNKESACLCL is encoded by the exons ATGAGCTGGGCTGTAGAAGAGTGGAAGGATGGCCTTCCTGCAAAGGCCTTACAAAAGATCCAAGAGATTGAAGGGCAGCTTGACAAGTTAAAGAAGGAAAGGCAACAGAAACAGTTTCAGATGGATTCCCTTGAAGCTACTTTACAGAAACAGAGGCAAAAG ATGGACAGTGAGAAAAGTGAAGCGTCTGCCCTTAAGAGGGAGAACCAGTCTTTGGTAGAGTCTTGTGAAAATCTGGAAAAGACTAAACAGAAACTTACACATGATATCCAAACGAAGGAGCAACAGGTGAATTATCTGGAGGGGCAACTGAACTTGTGCAAGAAGCAGATTGATAGACTAGAACAAGAGGTCAAAAA gTATAAGCATGAATTGGAACGATCCCAAACTTcacattcttcagaaatccagcAGTTTAATACACCACAGAAAACTTTTGCAACCCCTGCAACACCTAATCATTGGCAACAAG ACTCAAAAATAAGTGAACTACAGGAAAAGTACAATCGAGAGGTTGAGGAGCGGAAGCGGTTGGAAGCTGAAATCAAAGTCATGCATGTAAAA CTTCTGAACCAGTCTGCGGTGAGCCATAAAGACATTGCAAGACAGCAGACAGGGTCCTCGATTTTCCCTTGGCAGCAAGACCAAACACACAGTCATCAGTCTCAGACTGTGATGGAGACACCATCTAGGAGAAGAAACGGACCCTCTGGGATGTCGTGGTCTTTTGATGACACACCAATAAAGCCCCACCAGCAGTTCACATCAGGCACTCAAAGTGACACAGCTGGATCACAGCAGATGGAACAGCTTAAGACTATAAATCAAG ATCTGAGGTCAAGGGTTTCTGAGTTAGAGCTCCGTCTTCAGGCTCAAGAGAAAGATATGAAGAATCAGATTAATAAATTCAGTGAAATTCAAAGTCAACTCGAAATGGCCAGGAAAGATCTGGCAGAGAAGGACAAACTCCTGAGCAAGTCCAGAGATGAACTCACAAAGGTTACAGGCCAGTATGAGCAGTCGGTTTCTAAG TGTTCATCAGTTGAGATAAAGCTGAAGCAGGTAACAGAGGAGATGAACTGTCAGAGACATAATGCTGAAAGCGTGCATAGATCTCTGGAGCAGAAAATCAAAgaccaggagagagagagtcaaAAG GAACTTGCACAACTTCAAAGCTCCCATCAAGCTCTTGATCAGCAATTTAACCaggtgaaaaataaaatgagtatGGAGATCCAGCAAGCCAAAAAAGACTACAATGTTTTGCAGTCAGATATGGATAAG GTAACTGCTCTAAAGAATCGGCTGGAGAAAGATTTGGAAGAGATAAAACAGAAACTTCTCAGGTCTGAGCAGGCATTACAGGCGAGTCAAGTGAAGGAGGCAGAGTTGAAGAAGAAATTTGAT GAGATGCAGAGAGAGAAGAACACTCTCAGTTGTCAGTTAGAACAAGGAATGAAGAGGGTCAAACAACTTgaagaggaaaaacaaaatattgagcAAAACCTTGCCAAAAGCCGCACAATGGTGGATGatttaaaaa ttaagacACAAACCCAGAGTGATGAACTAACTGAGCTTCACAAAAAAATGGACCGCCAAAGTGCATCATCATCTCAAGAATTAGAAAGTGTCAAGAAAACTCTGGCTGAAACAGAAGCAAAGAATATGAAGACTCAGGCTGAGTTGCAAAAACAAGTTCATGAAGTTGAACTCAAAGCTAGTAAGATTTGTGCTGTggagaaagaaaatgaagacCTTAAAATGACCTCAAACTCCTGTCAAAAAGAAATTTCTGAGCTGAAGAAAGAGTATGAGGTTCTTATGGAATGGAAAAATGAAAAGGAACAGTTGATTAACAACGCTGAATCCAACCATCAGGAAATGCAGAATAAAATTGCAAATCTGGAGAAAGACAAGGCCGAACTCAGTGATGCTCATGATGGCTTTCAGAAAAGGATGCAAGATTTAGAAAATGAGAAGATTTGCCTATCTGGTCAGATTGATTCACTCAAAGGTGAACtgcttataaaatgtgtggaGCTGGAGGAAAAGGGTAGAGTGTATGAGGAGCTTCAACAACAACTTAGTGAGACACATCAAAAACATAATAAGGAGATGGACAATTTGAAGCAACAAATCACTCTAATGCAGGAGCAGGTGAGCGAGCTTGAAACTAAACTGCATCAAGAAACAAGTAAGGTTGAAGGAATGGAGCAGGCCCATGGTCAACTCCTTGCAGAATATGAAAGTGCTTGTGACCTGGTTAAATCAAAGGACTCCATTATTGAACTGAACAGAACTGAGATTGAGCATCTTCAGGAATCCTTTGCCTTGCGAGAGCAGGAGCTAGAGAAAATCAAAGAGGAAAAAGACATGTTGGCTAAAGAATGTGAAGACCGCCTTGCACAAAACAAAGAGTTGGAACAAGAAAAACTGAATGTGGAAACATCCCTGCAGGAGGTTCTTGAGAATATTGCCCTCTTGGAATCAGACCTAAAGTCTCAAAAAGATTTAAATGCAGATATTCAAGAAAAGCTTGATGATCTTTCTAAAGTCAAAGAAGATCTAGTAGAGAAAGTGTCTTTGGTAGAAAAGAGGGAAAAAGATCTTATTCATGAAGTTGAATCTCTGCTAGAAAAGAATAAGTCCTTCTGTTCTCTTGAAGAGCAGTTTAATTGTCTTGTTTCTGAGGCAGAAGAAACCAGAAGTTCCTTAGAAAAAATAAAGGAGCTACAAGTTCAGACCGCCACTGAGTTGGAAAATCAGAAGACAATAGCTGAGAATCTTGGAAAAGATATAGAAGAAGAAAGAAGGAAAGCATCAAGCTTAGAGCAGGATAATGCACAACTTGAAGTAAAACAACAAGAGATCGAAAATAAAGCAAACGATCTATCTGAGAAGTATGAAAGCCTTCAAAAACTCCATGATGTTGTTTGccaagagaaagaaaatcacaTTAAACAGGTTTCCATAATGACAGAAGCACTTGCTGAAAAAGATGTCATGGCAGAAAAGATTGCTTTAATACAAAGTGAGCTTGAGGCCTCAAATCATTTGTCTGCCACACTAAAGAATTCCCTAGAAAGTCTTCAGAAAAGGTTTGACACTTCTGTAGAGCTGAATTTAagtctggaaaaaaaattactagaCAGATCTGAAGAAAAAACTTTATTAGAGACAAGTATCAAGGAGCTCACTGAGAGACATAACAAGGAATCTGCCTGTTTATGCCTCTGA
- the cenpf gene encoding LOW QUALITY PROTEIN: centromere protein F (The sequence of the model RefSeq protein was modified relative to this genomic sequence to represent the inferred CDS: deleted 1 base in 1 codon) has protein sequence METHFKKQKNLEERICVLEAELQRKCLEARNASEDLEEAALEKVKLKQDLDLSKDQLKEVTDSYQKVAQELEDLKQNAFPHEQEIESLRAALVVLKSQEDAKSCEIESLKNKLQEAQSEQAKALETLNEKNMNMSKIKVQLEMLQMDLEDNETCINSFDAQVEELQGNISVLEAKLGESEAQRSTLQAELESVKDDYTKSVLEVSQLSACLEKTQKEQQSSSALVTELESLSVTNEKLKVSLEQEKCKRANLEAMHNNLMEQKLKLESDIQELKADAQNSQEQMEKIKQAHDCLLSQIVEQQTHIEQLQSEKNLAPNSDADTINKEQIAYENDQDICEMAFANTSILPFEEDTSVLNISSPGEQLNSQEEAQTSLSSDEDIKQLTLKELMQNQSRELEELSHVLRETVRTMEEQTGVKIEQLKLQHSKELQSMEDQMLNIKNELEAKLREEKQHTEILSSQLETTMQQLQELDLASSSSLLATETSQEMEKKTSEAQENIMHHPEQSDSTPDISQESEKSLVELEALKETLRTREEEIRHLQSQFEVLESEMAIRKHLCSDLEGKVREMEIEKTNSTGKLMSVTQENQKLNNHIGELKIEIDSLELQLQTSKCQLSDVIEMMESLEMAKGEWDEKFFQIESELKRVRSEKANLEKHILSMEADIEEIQEQKQRQAAELEAARRTNCSLEQQLNTTMAEGGRLKEELILCADERESENHSLMKWKEKAELLEKRETDTRELIKELEEDIRAGKRQNEAASNQIDVLRREKEQLIQQSQNFENTVALLSEDNKILLSELNGLKNDENFASRESENMSSRIHSLENENVRLSQSLESSLLEKGEIASRLISTQEEVAQMRRGIEKLKVRIESDERKKNHMSQLLKAAQRKADVLQDNIEKLEREKELSEQNLEDAILQAESAKAELEEIQVEKQELTKKIEEMVTELKDLKEEKYKLEQELQQKNSLIEELQLSNQAASEKLKSVEEATVNQQQMITDFQFKVGAMEEELQLCRTEVESKELKAQDLTSQLLSLQSENKEFAQRVLEYERCQAELCSTNKSVLEDFENRQQELSKENARLQSQIDELRVLSSIQEERDELQKDKVELQSTIAQLEEKTHLQSSKIEVMQKNITSLESNIQQLESQLDAMKLMNSELTEKLNVLHESSLHLHTQHQQELSEARERHNVLEINQNQLTCQLQESQKQIEMYKLGLEALTIEKDGLQKNVSDIQENHEVQMKENNRRHEENLKHIQQQHEMEINTLKEEKMVVEERAAQYLSDLNSFKSQNADVESALKELQNKLGYCENEKAELDSKVVRLSKEKDSAMSKINLWMKSCKQLESEKQALQEELQQQGQQIAALQASQKQGDGSSDALQEELQELKEALEEKSREADDSMDRYCSLMIKVHKLEETNESLKSQLNQLSTQTKTPKSRRSLRSEKSDMENNKPVEDTKSVPAGKRQRAADDTPSKAQEALHSITKRLKAAAATPKATQDDEDFRPEGLPELVQKGFADIPIGEMSPFIIRRTTAQRCSPRLVARTTAAQQSSVLAEHPVQISKQTAEGRKSNTVQAPKAILSNMAVSSPLANSPRENSCENPVTERKMSRRSRGFKKTPEKQEWLSSSPKQNDNCQVQ, from the exons ATGGAaactcattttaaaaaacaaaagaatttGGAGGAGCGCATTTGTGTTCTTGAGGCAGAATTACAGAGAAAATGTTTGGAGGCCAGAAATGCTTCAGAAGACCTAGAGGAGGCTGCTCTCGAAAAGGTAAAGCTGAAGCAAGATCTTGACTTATCAAAGGACCAACTCAAGGAGGTCACTGATTCCTATCAGAAAGTTGCACAGGAACTTGAAGACTTGAAACAAAATGCATTTCCGCATGAGCAGGAGATAGAAAGTCTCAGAGCTGCTTTGGTCGTTCTGAAAAGCCAAGAAGATGCAAAATCATGTGAGATTGAATctttgaaaaacaaacttcaggAGGCCCAATCTGAGCAAGCTAAAGCATTAGAGAcattgaatgaaaaaaatatgaacatgaGCAAAATCAAAGTACAGCTTGAAATGTTGCAGATGGATCTTGAAGATAATGAAACCTGCATTAATTCCTTTGATGCACAAGTAGAGGAGCTGCAAGGCAACATCAGTGTTCTTGAAGCAAAGTTAGGTGAGAGCGAGGCCCAGAGGTCCACCCTACAAGCAGAGCTTGAGTCCGTCAAAGACGACTATACAAAGAGTGTACTTGAAGTGTCACAACTATCTGCATGTTTGGAGAAAACACAAAAGGAACAACAGTCTAGTTCTGCATTAGTCACAGAGTTGGAGTCTCTCAGTGTAActaatgaaaaacttaaagtttCCCTAGAGCAAGAGAAGTGCAAGCGGGCAAACCTTGAAGCAATGCACAACAATCTTATGGAACAAAAACTAAAGTTGGAATCTGATATCCAGGAATTAAAAGCAGATGCTCAGAATTCTCAGGAgcaaatggaaaaaataaagcagGCACATGATTGTCTGCTATCTCAGATTGTGGAACAGCAAACTCACATAGAACAGCTTCAGTCTGAGAAGAATCTTGCTCCAAACTCTGATGCAGACACAATTAATAAAGAGCAAATCGCATATGAGAATGACCAAGATATTTGCGAAATGGCATTTGCCAACACATCTATTTTGCCCTTTGAAGAAGACACTTCTGTTCTGAATATTTCATCACCTGGAGAGCAGCTTAATTCACAAGAAGAGGCCCAAACATCCTTGTCATCAGATGAGGATAtcaaacaattaacactgaaaGAGCTAATGCAAAATCAATCCAGGGAGCTAGAGGAGTTATCTCATGTTCTTAGGGAGACTGTCAGAACCATGGAGGAGCAAACTGGGGTTAAAATAGAGCAACTCAAATTACAGCATTCTAAAGAGCTTCAGAGCATGGAGGACCAAATGCTCAATATCAAAAATGAGTTGGAGGCCAAACTcagagaagaaaaacaacacaCAGAGATCTTGTCCTCACAACTGGAGACAACCATGCAGCAACTGCAGGAATTGGACCTTGCATCATCATCCTCCTTACTGGCTACTGAAACCTCGCAG gaaatggaaaaaaagacatCTGAAGCACAGGAAAACATAATGCATCATCCTGAACAGTCAGACTCCACTCCAGATATTAGCCAGGAAAGTGAAAAATCACTTGTGGAACTTGAAGCGCTTAAGGAAACTCTGAGGACGCGAGAAGAGGAGATTCGGCATTTGCAATCCCAGTTTGAAGTCTTGGAATCTGAAATGGCAATTAGAAAACATTTGTGCTCAGACTTGGAGGGCAAAGTCCGTGAAATGGAAATAGAAAAGACAAACAGCACAGGCAAATTGATGTCTGTCACTCAAGAAAACCAGAAACTGAACAATCACATTGGAGAGTTGAAAATAGAGATTGATTCATTGGAACTacagctacagacctccaaatgCCAGCTCTCAGATGTTATAGAGATGATGGAAAGCTTAGAGATGGCAAAAGGTGAGTGGGATGAGAAATTTTTCCAGATTGAGAGCGAACTAAAAAGAGTGCGTTCTGAGAAGGCCAATTTAGAGAAGCACATCCTGTCCATGGAGGCTGACATAGAGGAGATACAAGAACAGAAACAAAGGCAAGCAGCAGAGCTTGAAGCAGCTAGGAGGACAAATTGCAGCCTTGAACAACAACTTAATACAACTATGGCAGAAGGTGGGCGACTCAAAGAAGAGCTTATTTTGTGTGCTGATGAAAGGGAAAGTGAAAATCACTCCTTAATGAAGTGGAAAGAAAAGGCTGAGCTTCTGGAGAAGAGAGAGACTGATACACGAGAACTTATAAAAGAACTAGAAGAGGACATTAGGGCAGGGAAAAGGCAAAACGAAGCTGCATCTAACCAAATTGATGTCCTGAGGAGAGAAAAAGAGCAACTAATTCAACAGTCTCAAAACTTTGAGAATACAGTGGCTCTTTTGTCTGAAGACAATAAAATTTTGTTAAGTGAATTGAACGGTTTAAAGAACGATGAGAATTTTGCTTCAAGAGAGTCTGAAAACATGTCTTCCAGAATCCATTCACTTGAGAATGAAAATGTCAGGCTGTCCCAGTCCCTTGAATCGTCCCTCTTGGAGAAAGGTGAAATAGCCTCCAGGTTGATTTCTACTCAGGAGGAAGTAGCACAGATGAGACGGGGCATTGAAAAACTGAAGGTACGAATTGAATCTGATGAACGGAAAAAGAACCACATGAGTCAGCTGCTCAAAGCTGCACAGAGGAAGGCAGATGTTCTTCAGGACAACATTGAAAAGCTCGAGAGAGAAAAAGAACTTTCTGAACAGAATCTTGAGGATGCCATTCTTCAAGCAGAGAGTGCCAAAGCTGAGCTCGAGGAAATACAGGTTGAAAAGCAAGAGCTTACCAAGAAAATTGAAGAGATGGTCACCGAGCTGAAGGATCTCAAGGAGGAGAAGTATAAACTTGAGCAAGAACTTCAGCAAAAGAACAGTCTAATTGAGGAATTGCAGTTGTCCAATCAAGCAGCTTCTGAAAAGCTTAAATCTGTGGAAGAGGCAACAGTGAACCAGCAACAAATGATCACAGACTTCCAATTTAAAGTTGGTGCCATGGAGGAGGAACTTCAACTCTGTCGAACAGAGGTAGAATCGAAAGAACTGAAAGCACAGGATTTGACCTCTCAGTTGCTGTCTTTGCAATCTGAAAACAAAGAGTTTGCCCAGAGAGTCCTTGAATATGAAAGGTGTCAGGCGGAGCTTTGTTCAACCAACAAGTCAGTCTTGGAAGACTTTGAAAACAGACAGCAGGAGCTTAGCAAAGAAAACGCCCGACTTCAGTCACAAATAGATGAGCTGCGTGTGCTATCTTCAATTCAGGAAGAGCGTGATGAATTGCAAAAGGACAAGGTTGAGTTACAGTCTACTATTGCACAGCTGGAGGAGAAGACTCATTTGCAGTCTTCCAAGATAGAGGTCATGCAGAAAAATATCACTTCTCTAGAGAGCAATATCCAACAGCTAGAGAGCCAACTTGATGCAATGAAGCTCATGAACTCAGAACTTACAGAAAAG TTAAATGTACTACATGAGAGCAGTTTGCACCTCCACACGCAACATCAGCAAGAACTGTCTGAGGCAAGGGAAAGGCATAATGTATTGGAGATTAATCAAAATCAGTTGACTTGTCAACTGCAGGAGTCTCAAAAACAAATCGAAATGTACAAG CTTGGCTTGGAAGCATTGACAATAGAGAAAGATGGTCTGCAGAAAAATGTATCTGATATTCAAGAAAATCATGAGGTTCAGATGAAGGAAAATAACAGGAGACATGAGGAGAACCTAAAACATATACAGCAGCAG CATGAGATGGAGATTAATACACTGAAGGAAGAAAAGATGGTGGTTGAAGAAAGGGCTGCACAGTATCTATCTGACCTCAATAGCTTCAAGTCTCAAAATGCAGATGTGGAGTCTGCCTTAAAGGAGTTACAAAATAAACTGGGATATTGTGAAAATGAAAAG GCAGAGTTAGACTCAAAGGTTGTGCGCTTGTCCAAGGAGAAGGACAGTGCTATGAGTAAGATCAATTTGTGGATGAAGTCATGCAAACAGCTGGAGAGTGAGAAGCAGGCACTTCAGGAAGAACTTCAGCAGCAGGGACAACAGATAGCAGCACTGCAGGCCTCACAGAAACAAG GTGATGGCAGCAGTGATGCCCTGCAGGAAGAACTACAGGAGCTGAAGGAAGCTCTGGAGGAAAAGAGCCGTGAGGCGGACGACAGCATGGACCGATACTGCAGCCTCATGATCAAAGTTCACAAGTTGGAAGAGACC AATGAAAGCCTCAAGAGCCAGCTCAATCAGTTGAGCACCCAGACAAAGACACCCAAGAGCAGGAGGTCCCTGAGGTCTGAGAAGAGTGACATGGAGAACAATAAGCCAGTGGAAGACACCAAGAGCGTGCCAGCAGGAAAGAGACAAAGAGCAGCAGATGATACCCCCAGCAAAGCACAGGAAGCCCTGCACAGTATCACCAAGAGACTGAAAGCTGCGGCTGCCACACCTAAAGCCACGCAAGACGATGAGGATTTCAGACCAGAGGGTTTGCCTGAACTTGTTCAGAAAG GTTTTGCGGATATTCCAATTGGAGAGATGAGCCCATTCATCATTCGCAGAACCACAGCACAGCGCTGCAGCCCTCGTCTGGTCGCCCGAACAACTGCAGCTCAGCAGAGCTCCGTATTAGCAGAACATCCTGTGCAAATCTCCAAACAGACAGCAGAGGGCAGAAAATCAAACACA GTCCAGGCTCCTAAGGCGATCCTGAGCAATATGGCTGTATCATCTCCACTTGCCAACAGTCCACGAGAAAACAGCTGTGAAAACCCTGTGACAGAGCGGAAAATGAGCAGGCGCTCTCGTGGCTTCAAGAAGACCCCTGAGAAACAGGAATGGCTCAGCTCCTCTCCAAAACAAAACGACAACTGCCAAGTTCAGTGA